Proteins from a single region of Lampris incognitus isolate fLamInc1 chromosome 16, fLamInc1.hap2, whole genome shotgun sequence:
- the slc35f4 gene encoding solute carrier family 35 member F4, producing the protein MMNTEGESADQPGIRLEPLEKTHLPGKATPTGSSRSVLGDVSPKVTANGVHDIEDRILRITGYYGYYPGCSSHRRDDGSDSYAETPGSEASEESPSYQTCANTALKVLGGLLVVLCVSSSWVGTTQVIKLTFQSFSCPFFISWFSSNWNIFFFPIYYFGHVVTTRDKQTPIQKFRECSKLFGGDGMTLKLFLKRTAPFSILWTLTNYLYLLALRKLTATDVSALYCCHKAFVFLLSWIVLKDRFMGVRIVAAIMAITGIVMMAYADGFHGDSFVGVALAVGSASTSALYKVLFKMFLGSANLGEIAHFLSTMGFFNLIFISCVPLILYFTKVEHWGSLSSLPWGYLCGLAGLWLVFNILVNVGVALTYPILISIGTLLSVPGNAAVDVLKHEVIFSVVRLAATCIISLGFLLLLLPEEWDSVTLRFLATIADKKSEEHGEELTESSVQTRSRSRANGTVSIPLA; encoded by the exons ATGATGAACACGGAAGGTGAGAGTGCAGACCAGCCTGGCATTCGCCTGGAGCCCCTGGAGAAAACACACTTGCCAGGCAAGGCGACGCCGACCGGCAGCAGCCGCTCTGTCTTAGGGGACGTCAGTCCTAAAGTGACAGCCAACGGAGTGCACGACATCGAGGACAGGATACTGAGGATCACTGGCTACTACGGCTATTACCCAGGATGTTCCAGTCACAGAA GAGATGATGGTTCGGACTCCTATGCGGAGACACCAGGCAGTGAGGCCAGTGAGGAGAGCCCGTCCTACCAGACCTGTGCCAACACCGCCCTTAAGGTGCTGGGGGGTCTGCTGGTGGTCCTGTGTGTCTCCTCCTCCTGGGTGGGCACCACTCAAGTGATCAAGCTGACCTTCCAGTCCTTCTCCTGTCCCTTCTTTATCTCCTGGTTCAGCAGCAACTGGAACATCTTCTTCTTCCCCATCTACTATTTTGGACACGTGGTTACCACACGGGACAAGCAGACTCCCATCCAGAAATTTCG GGAGTGTAGTAAGCTGTTTGGGGGGGACGGGATGACCCTCAAGCTTTTTCTGAAGAGGACGGCACCTTTCTCAATCTTGTGGACCCTGACCAACTACCTGTACCTGCTGGCCCTGAGGAAGCTGACCGCCACCGACGTCTCTGCCCTCTACTGCTGCCACAAGGCCTTTGTCTTTCTCCTGTCCTGGATTGTCCTCAAGGACCGATTCATGGGTGTCCGG ATTGTTGCTGCAATAATGGCCATCACAGGCATTGTCATGATGGCCTATGCTGACGGTTTCCATGGCGATTCCTTTGTGGGCGTGGCTTTGGCTGTGGGCTCCGCCTCCACATCGGCTCTCTATAAG GTGCTGTTTAAGATGTTCTTGGGCAGTGCCAACCTGGGAGAGATAGCTCATTTCCTTTCCACCATGGGCTTCTTCAACCTCATCTTCATCTCCTGTGTGCCCCTCATCCTCTACTTCACCAAGGTGGAGCACTGGGGATCACTCTCCTCACTGCCCTGGGGATACCTGTGTGGACTGGCAGGACTATGGCTGG TGTTCAACATCTTGGTTAATGTTGGTGTGGCGCTCACCTACCCCATTCTCATATCCATAGGAACACTGCTCAGTGTGCCAGGAAATGCAG CTGTAGATGTGTTGAAACATGAGGTGATCTTCAGTGTGGTGCGCCTGGCGGCCACCTGCATCATCTCCCTGGGTTTCCTGCTGCTGCTGTTACCGGAGGAGTGGGACTCGGTCACGCTGCGCTTCCTGGCCACCATTGCCGACAAGAAGTCAGAGGAACACGGTGAAGAGCTGACCGAGTCCAGCGTCCAAACCCGCAGCCGCAGCAGAGCCAACGGCACCGTCTCCATACCCTTGGCATGA